From one Bifidobacterium sp. WK012_4_13 genomic stretch:
- a CDS encoding ANTAR domain-containing response regulator, translating to MVAEKDSGEESQSRRTVVVAEDESLIRLDIVEALSDAGYDVVGEAASGQEALDFTRQMKPDVVVMDVKMPGMDGIAAAKEIGKDNLAPVVMLTAFSQQKLVEKAAEAGAMAYVVKPFVPEKLLPALEVAITRFEQINTLRDEVSDLKARFEARKRVDRAKGLLMENMGLTESEAFRWIQKTSMDRRLTMQEVADAVIAQVEGDD from the coding sequence ATGGTAGCGGAAAAGGATAGCGGCGAAGAGTCTCAGTCACGCAGAACCGTGGTTGTCGCTGAGGATGAATCGCTGATCCGACTCGATATCGTCGAAGCCTTGAGTGATGCCGGATACGATGTCGTCGGTGAGGCTGCAAGTGGCCAGGAGGCTTTGGACTTCACTCGTCAGATGAAGCCCGATGTCGTCGTCATGGATGTGAAGATGCCTGGTATGGATGGCATTGCCGCCGCGAAGGAAATCGGCAAGGACAATCTGGCTCCCGTCGTGATGCTCACCGCCTTCTCACAGCAGAAGCTCGTCGAGAAGGCCGCCGAAGCCGGTGCCATGGCGTATGTGGTCAAGCCATTCGTTCCTGAAAAGCTTCTGCCCGCCCTTGAGGTTGCAATCACGAGATTCGAGCAGATCAACACCCTCCGCGATGAGGTGAGCGATCTTAAGGCCCGATTCGAGGCACGAAAGCGCGTCGACCGCGCCAAGGGACTCCTCATGGAAAACATGGGTCTCACGGAATCCGAGGCATTCCGCTGGATTCAGAAGACTTCCATGGATAGAAGGCTTACCATGCAGGAAGTTGCAGATGCGGTCATCGCTCAGGTAGAGGGTGACGACTGA
- a CDS encoding NUDIX hydrolase, with amino-acid sequence MEMMETTQQQDDDIDMTGNPRIATRITRYSGAIFDVDDLSIDLPIKGGNFTRITRQIVRHAPSVVMIVHDTVRDLYLAEREYRVGCNAFVHGLPAGLMDDGESVQDAALRELREETGIRPDAHAYTVTCISDAYSSVGMSDEISHVMAIDLHRWKLESTHFDADEHVQSAWVSWERLSSLKIQSATCVIALQFEAMRRAGVQAALNVRETR; translated from the coding sequence ATGGAGATGATGGAAACGACGCAGCAGCAAGACGATGACATAGACATGACCGGCAATCCGCGGATTGCAACGCGAATCACACGGTATTCCGGGGCGATCTTCGATGTCGACGACCTCAGCATCGATCTGCCGATCAAGGGCGGGAACTTCACGAGAATAACCCGTCAGATAGTCCGACATGCACCTTCGGTGGTGATGATCGTGCATGATACGGTCAGGGACTTGTATCTGGCGGAGCGAGAGTACCGAGTTGGCTGCAATGCCTTCGTGCATGGTCTTCCGGCCGGACTCATGGATGATGGCGAATCCGTACAGGACGCCGCGTTGCGCGAGCTGAGGGAGGAGACCGGCATCAGACCGGACGCACACGCATACACGGTGACATGCATCAGTGACGCGTATTCCTCTGTCGGCATGAGCGATGAAATATCACATGTCATGGCAATCGACCTTCACAGATGGAAGCTTGAATCGACGCATTTCGACGCGGACGAGCACGTCCAATCCGCATGGGTCTCCTGGGAACGCCTGTCCTCATTGAAGATCCAGTCCGCTACGTGCGTCATCGCCCTGCAGTTCGAGGCCATGAGAAGGGCAGGGGTCCAGGCGGCTCTCAATGTCAGGGAGACGCGCTGA
- a CDS encoding NUDIX domain-containing protein, which yields MSNPTYRPFDPWRPSPVKEGSRTQIVQSHYFNVDQVSFDSNVFGSFERYILHENNGDTVAILALTPDGRIPLIEQYRIPTHRWTLEIPAGHANSPNEKSLDVAKRKLREEAGFEASDFSQFGRFINTPSFSNQHTSMYYATGLTPVDRGIIGPESPRSSVRLYTPEEAYKMVLSGTIVDAKTVIAILRAQCGLGEEQR from the coding sequence ATGAGTAATCCGACATATCGACCATTTGACCCCTGGCGCCCCTCCCCCGTCAAGGAGGGTTCGAGGACGCAGATAGTCCAGAGCCACTATTTCAACGTTGATCAGGTCTCTTTCGACTCAAACGTCTTCGGATCGTTCGAACGATACATCCTGCACGAAAACAACGGAGACACCGTCGCCATACTTGCGCTGACACCCGACGGCAGGATTCCCCTGATCGAGCAGTATCGCATTCCGACGCACCGTTGGACGCTCGAGATACCTGCCGGCCATGCGAATTCGCCAAACGAGAAATCATTGGATGTCGCGAAGCGCAAGCTTCGCGAGGAAGCAGGCTTCGAGGCAAGCGATTTCTCCCAGTTCGGTCGCTTCATCAATACGCCGAGCTTTTCGAACCAGCACACGTCCATGTATTATGCAACAGGCCTGACTCCGGTTGACCGTGGCATCATCGGTCCTGAGTCCCCTCGTTCGAGCGTCCGCCTATACACGCCTGAGGAGGCTTACAAAATGGTGCTGAGCGGCACGATAGTAGACGCCAAGACGGTCATTGCCATTCTTCGCGCTCAGTGCGGTCTTGGCGAAGAGCAGCGATAG
- a CDS encoding Nif3-like dinuclear metal center hexameric protein encodes MDKTASDSADTGSSSSGKPRNAESSQPNLNQVVSILEDLYPLQYSESWDAPGLIVGDLSTGINKVIFAVDPTMDVVDEAIRQHANLLITHHPLLFKAVHQVSGLGFRGGIVNALIRNHCALWVGHTNADVSYRGVAQSAADRFGLLDQHPLIPADIQQHGHDVGLGRVGRLPKPQTLREFAASIAKVLPKTTSGIQVCGELDGLVRRIAVLPGSGDSCFDEVRASDADVYVTSDLRHHPVTDAYQQSRYEYMLAASGYAAERGQHDAPYPAFINTPHSAIERLWLDYAATDLKDALRRRQLHAVETRVSTLNTDPWNLRI; translated from the coding sequence ATGGACAAAACAGCTTCTGATTCCGCAGATACAGGATCTTCCTCATCTGGCAAGCCTCGCAACGCAGAATCGTCGCAGCCGAATCTCAACCAGGTCGTCAGCATCCTCGAAGATCTCTATCCTCTCCAATATAGCGAGAGCTGGGATGCCCCTGGCCTTATCGTGGGTGACCTTTCCACGGGAATCAACAAGGTCATATTCGCCGTCGACCCGACCATGGACGTCGTGGACGAGGCAATCAGGCAGCATGCCAATCTCTTGATCACGCACCACCCACTCCTCTTCAAGGCGGTTCACCAAGTCAGCGGTCTCGGCTTTCGCGGAGGCATCGTCAACGCCTTGATCCGCAATCACTGTGCGCTCTGGGTGGGCCATACCAATGCAGATGTCTCCTACCGCGGCGTTGCGCAGAGCGCCGCCGACAGATTTGGGCTGCTCGATCAGCATCCGCTTATTCCTGCGGACATCCAGCAGCATGGCCATGATGTGGGCCTCGGGCGCGTGGGGAGACTGCCCAAGCCGCAGACCCTCAGGGAATTTGCCGCTTCCATTGCAAAGGTGCTTCCCAAGACGACGTCCGGCATTCAGGTCTGCGGCGAGCTCGACGGGCTGGTACGCCGGATTGCCGTGCTGCCGGGCTCGGGTGACTCGTGTTTCGATGAAGTCCGTGCCAGCGATGCCGACGTGTACGTGACCAGCGACCTGCGGCATCACCCCGTCACGGATGCATATCAGCAATCACGCTATGAATACATGCTCGCCGCTTCGGGATACGCTGCCGAAAGGGGACAGCATGATGCTCCATATCCAGCCTTCATCAACACGCCCCACTCGGCGATCGAACGCCTCTGGCTGGACTATGCGGCGACCGATCTGAAGGATGCGCTGCGGCGGCGCCAATTGCACGCCGTCGAAACACGCGTATCGACCTTGAACACCGACCCTTGGAATCTGCGGATCTGA
- the polA gene encoding DNA polymerase I, with protein MDTDSQHGQSQKDTLLVVDGHSLAFRAYFALPAENFTTQSGQATNAVWGFATMLAQVIEAEKPNHLAVAFDMSGGTFRNKMLKQYKATRDAAPEDLLSQLPLIQKLLTSLGIMYVERRGFEGDDIIATLATMGSQARYRTLVLSGDRDAFQLIDDYVTVLYPGHHFKELKHMTAGSIQEKYHVSPSQYPDLAAMRGETADNIPGVPGVGDGYAAKWINLYGGLQGIFEHADDIGGKKGEALRENIEQVKLNRKVNALVRDMDLGVDISDLEYGDIQSEELSKLFDELQFGARTRKRIVAAFGSDAGTRLDQAQPGIENDAVAETPKEEISTVLDHVSDADAFQAWVAEHGEAELPSIAPVTDAEGNPALNESAAVGSALSKAITLYADGRDSPGRERFHSLTIVAADDHAVVLDDFSKDSEMKESLQRFLNDFGSLILVHGYKEQRHVLDACGLSLNEPMFDTKLAGYIVEPDFHADSLSASAAHFLDIHDESNDVTIEQGSFAFDKDDSDDGKDSEGSEERDEPESLKRAILVSRLGVYLAPIIDERRQYRLLRSIEIPVSSTLHSMESYGASVSTRRMKELHDRFVADASQAQDVAWQNAGSRINLQSPKQLQKVLFEDLGLKHSRKTKGGSYTTNAAALQSMYLKSTDNQKANDFLGALLRYRETNKLKQIMQTLIDSVNAEDGRIHTTFEQTVAATGRLSSVDPNLQNIPNRNAQGREIRSAFVPAQGYDYLMSSDYSQVELRIMADLSGDEALIEAFKSGRDFHKYVASLVYQKSVDDITGDERSHVKAMSYGLAYGLSTYGLAQRLAVSPAEADILREKYFATFGKVHDYLESLVSTARDKGYTETMFGRRRYFPGLKSTRRQVRDAAERGALNAPIQGSAADIMKIAMIRADVALRSAGLKSRIILQIHDELVLEVVESEVSKVTSLVSEAMEHAVDIAVPLDVSTGVGADWQQAAH; from the coding sequence ATGGACACGGATTCGCAGCATGGGCAATCGCAGAAAGACACGCTCCTTGTAGTTGACGGTCATTCTCTCGCCTTCAGGGCATATTTTGCCTTGCCTGCAGAGAATTTCACGACGCAAAGCGGTCAGGCGACAAACGCCGTGTGGGGCTTCGCAACGATGCTCGCACAGGTCATCGAAGCGGAAAAGCCGAATCATCTTGCCGTAGCCTTTGATATGTCGGGCGGAACGTTTCGCAACAAGATGCTCAAGCAATACAAGGCCACCCGTGATGCCGCGCCTGAGGATCTGCTCAGTCAGCTGCCCCTCATCCAGAAGCTGCTCACTTCGCTGGGGATCATGTATGTCGAGCGACGCGGTTTCGAGGGCGACGACATCATCGCGACATTGGCGACGATGGGATCCCAGGCCCGATACAGGACTCTGGTTCTCTCTGGCGACCGAGACGCATTCCAACTGATCGACGATTATGTGACCGTGCTCTATCCGGGCCATCACTTCAAGGAATTGAAGCATATGACTGCCGGTTCGATTCAGGAAAAGTATCACGTCTCTCCATCTCAATACCCGGATCTTGCCGCCATGCGTGGGGAAACCGCGGACAACATCCCTGGCGTTCCTGGTGTCGGCGACGGCTATGCGGCAAAATGGATCAACCTGTATGGCGGTCTTCAGGGGATATTCGAACATGCGGACGACATTGGCGGGAAAAAGGGCGAGGCTCTGCGTGAGAACATCGAACAGGTAAAGCTCAACCGCAAGGTGAATGCCCTGGTTCGAGACATGGATCTTGGCGTTGACATATCAGATTTGGAATATGGCGACATACAGTCGGAGGAGCTTTCCAAGCTTTTTGATGAACTGCAGTTCGGTGCGCGTACCAGAAAGCGCATCGTTGCTGCATTCGGATCCGACGCTGGCACGAGGCTCGACCAGGCGCAGCCAGGGATCGAGAACGATGCCGTCGCAGAGACGCCAAAGGAAGAGATATCCACGGTTCTCGATCATGTCTCTGACGCCGATGCCTTTCAAGCCTGGGTTGCAGAGCATGGCGAGGCCGAACTGCCTTCGATCGCACCGGTCACGGATGCCGAAGGCAATCCTGCTCTCAATGAGTCCGCGGCAGTGGGATCCGCTCTCTCGAAGGCCATCACGCTATACGCCGACGGTAGGGACTCGCCAGGGAGAGAACGATTCCATTCGCTGACGATCGTCGCTGCCGACGACCATGCCGTCGTTCTCGACGATTTCAGCAAGGATTCCGAGATGAAGGAATCGCTCCAACGATTTCTCAATGACTTCGGATCATTGATATTGGTGCATGGCTACAAGGAGCAGAGGCATGTCCTCGACGCCTGCGGACTCAGCCTCAATGAACCCATGTTCGACACGAAGTTGGCCGGATACATCGTCGAACCTGACTTCCATGCCGACAGCCTGTCTGCATCCGCCGCTCACTTCCTCGACATTCATGACGAGAGCAATGATGTCACCATCGAGCAGGGAAGCTTTGCATTCGATAAAGACGATTCGGACGATGGCAAGGATTCCGAGGGTTCCGAGGAACGGGACGAACCAGAGTCCCTGAAGCGGGCAATTCTTGTCTCCCGGCTCGGGGTCTATCTGGCACCGATCATTGACGAGCGCAGACAATACAGGCTGCTGCGATCGATTGAGATCCCGGTTTCATCGACGCTGCATTCTATGGAATCGTATGGGGCGTCGGTGAGCACCCGCAGAATGAAGGAATTGCACGATCGCTTCGTGGCCGATGCTTCGCAGGCCCAGGATGTCGCATGGCAGAATGCGGGCTCCCGGATCAATCTGCAGAGTCCCAAGCAACTGCAGAAGGTATTGTTCGAGGATCTGGGACTGAAGCACTCGAGGAAGACCAAGGGCGGCTCTTACACCACCAATGCCGCAGCGCTGCAGAGCATGTACCTGAAGTCGACGGACAACCAGAAGGCGAATGACTTTCTGGGAGCTCTCCTCAGATACAGGGAGACCAACAAGCTCAAGCAGATCATGCAGACGCTCATCGACTCCGTGAATGCAGAAGATGGACGGATCCATACCACCTTTGAACAGACTGTGGCCGCCACAGGACGGTTGAGTTCGGTCGATCCCAATCTGCAGAACATTCCGAACAGGAATGCTCAGGGCCGTGAGATTCGTTCCGCATTCGTGCCTGCACAGGGATACGACTATCTCATGAGTTCCGACTACTCCCAGGTCGAGCTGCGAATAATGGCTGATCTCTCAGGCGATGAGGCGCTTATCGAGGCCTTCAAATCAGGCAGGGACTTTCATAAGTACGTCGCAAGCCTCGTCTATCAGAAATCGGTGGATGACATTACCGGTGATGAGCGATCCCATGTCAAGGCGATGAGCTACGGCCTGGCATATGGTCTGAGCACCTATGGGCTTGCACAGCGGCTTGCCGTCAGTCCAGCCGAGGCGGATATCTTGCGAGAGAAGTATTTCGCAACATTCGGCAAGGTCCACGATTATCTCGAGTCGCTGGTGAGCACGGCAAGGGATAAGGGCTATACGGAAACGATGTTCGGCAGAAGAAGGTATTTCCCTGGGCTGAAGTCCACAAGACGCCAGGTCAGAGATGCAGCCGAACGGGGAGCGTTGAACGCCCCGATCCAGGGCTCGGCTGCGGATATCATGAAGATAGCGATGATTCGTGCAGATGTGGCATTGCGTTCCGCAGGATTGAAAAGTCGGATAATTCTTCAGATACATGACGAACTGGTGCTTGAAGTCGTGGAATCCGAGGTCAGCAAGGTCACATCCCTGGTTTCAGAGGCTATGGAACACGCCGTCGACATCGCCGTGCCACTTGATGTCTCGACAGGTGTGGGTGCGGATTGGCAGCAGGCGGCACACTGA
- the glgX gene encoding glycogen debranching protein GlgX, producing the protein MQIRPGSMYPLGAGYDGAGVNFALFSQLAEKIELCLFDDDDNETRIEMSEQNSFVWHNYVPGIQPGQRYGYRVYGPYDPEHGLRCNPHKLLLDPYAKAIEGNSDGDESLYSFWFDEDEHTGMNTLDSAPHMMKSAVVNPYFDWGNDQHPFIPYHDSVIYEAHLRGMTNLNAEVPPEIRGTYAGLAYPTVIDYLKKLGVTAIELMPVHQYVNDAFLQEKGLSNYWGYNTIGFFAPHNEYSSSGQRGEQVNEFKSMVKSFHKAGMEVILDVVYNHTAEGNDKGPTLSFKGIDNKSYYRLVDGDEAHYFDTTGTGNSLLMRSPHALQLITDSLRYWVTEMHVDGFRFDLAATLARQFQEVDKLSAFFDIVEQDPVISRVKLIAEPWDLGSGGYQVGGFPSSWSEWNGRYRDCVRDFWRSQPSTLPEFASRLMGSSDLYQDDGRRPVASVNFVAAHDGFTLSDLVSYNNKHNEANLEGNRDGENDNRSWNCGVEGPTSIGDVSELRMRQCRNFLSTLLISQGIPMICGGDEVGRTQQGNNNAYCQDNDISWTNWNLDDEQKSLLDFTTKLIHLRLDHPVLHRRRFFTGREAGDKSDIIPQVEWFDHTGSIMDKNDWNNTHAFSVMVFLNGGEIPEKDWFGTNLIDNDFIFIFNAHYEPIVFTLPEENYGKKWQLMVDTFNPNGPQLAYEAGFAITAQPRSFLLLMSSEQHNRLVEH; encoded by the coding sequence ATGCAAATTAGACCAGGTTCGATGTATCCGCTCGGTGCAGGCTATGACGGTGCGGGCGTGAATTTCGCATTATTCTCCCAGCTGGCCGAGAAGATTGAGCTCTGTCTCTTCGATGACGATGACAATGAGACACGGATTGAAATGAGCGAGCAGAACTCATTCGTCTGGCACAACTATGTGCCAGGAATACAGCCAGGCCAACGATATGGGTATCGCGTATACGGTCCCTATGATCCTGAGCACGGTCTGCGGTGCAATCCTCACAAGCTGCTTCTGGACCCATATGCGAAGGCCATCGAAGGCAATTCGGACGGTGACGAAAGCCTCTACTCATTCTGGTTCGACGAAGATGAGCACACGGGCATGAACACGCTGGACTCTGCCCCTCATATGATGAAGTCAGCAGTCGTGAACCCATACTTCGACTGGGGCAACGATCAGCATCCGTTCATTCCATATCACGACTCGGTCATATATGAGGCGCATCTGCGAGGCATGACCAATCTCAATGCCGAGGTTCCTCCCGAGATTCGAGGCACCTACGCAGGGCTTGCATATCCCACTGTCATCGATTATCTGAAGAAACTCGGCGTGACCGCCATCGAGCTGATGCCGGTCCACCAATATGTGAACGATGCATTCCTGCAGGAGAAGGGCCTCTCCAATTATTGGGGATACAACACCATCGGCTTCTTCGCACCGCACAATGAATACTCCAGCTCAGGCCAGCGCGGCGAACAGGTGAACGAGTTCAAATCCATGGTCAAATCCTTCCATAAGGCTGGCATGGAGGTGATTCTCGACGTCGTCTACAACCATACCGCCGAAGGCAATGACAAGGGCCCGACGCTGAGCTTCAAGGGCATTGACAACAAGTCCTACTATCGCCTGGTGGATGGCGACGAGGCGCATTACTTCGATACGACGGGCACCGGCAACTCCTTGCTCATGCGCTCTCCTCACGCCCTGCAGCTGATCACGGATTCGCTGCGGTACTGGGTCACCGAGATGCACGTCGATGGTTTCAGATTCGATCTGGCAGCCACCCTGGCCCGTCAGTTCCAGGAGGTCGACAAGCTGAGCGCCTTCTTTGACATCGTCGAGCAGGATCCGGTGATATCCAGGGTGAAGCTGATCGCAGAGCCATGGGATCTAGGTTCAGGCGGCTATCAGGTCGGTGGCTTCCCCTCGTCCTGGAGCGAATGGAACGGACGCTACAGGGACTGCGTTCGTGACTTCTGGAGGTCTCAGCCCTCGACGCTTCCCGAGTTTGCAAGCCGACTGATGGGCAGCTCCGACCTGTATCAGGATGACGGACGACGGCCCGTGGCATCAGTCAACTTCGTCGCTGCGCATGATGGCTTCACGCTCAGCGACCTGGTGAGCTACAACAACAAGCACAACGAGGCGAATCTCGAGGGCAACCGCGATGGGGAGAACGACAACCGTTCGTGGAACTGCGGAGTCGAAGGACCCACATCCATCGGCGACGTATCCGAGCTCCGCATGAGACAGTGCAGGAATTTCCTGTCCACCTTGCTGATAAGCCAGGGGATACCGATGATCTGCGGCGGTGACGAGGTCGGAAGGACGCAGCAGGGCAACAACAATGCCTATTGCCAGGACAACGACATCTCCTGGACGAATTGGAACCTTGACGACGAGCAGAAGTCGCTTCTGGATTTCACCACGAAGCTGATTCATCTACGCCTTGACCATCCTGTGCTGCACCGTCGACGCTTCTTCACCGGACGAGAGGCCGGTGACAAGTCCGATATCATTCCACAGGTCGAATGGTTCGACCATACCGGTTCGATCATGGACAAGAATGACTGGAACAACACCCACGCATTCTCGGTGATGGTGTTCCTCAATGGCGGTGAGATCCCCGAAAAGGATTGGTTCGGCACGAATCTCATCGACAACGATTTCATATTCATCTTCAATGCCCACTATGAGCCCATCGTCTTCACTCTGCCCGAGGAGAACTATGGCAAGAAATGGCAGCTCATGGTCGACACCTTCAATCCGAACGGCCCTCAGCTTGCGTATGAGGCTGGATTCGCGATCACCGCACAGCCACGAAGCTTCCTGCTGCTGATGAGCTCTGAGCAGCATAACAGGCTGGTGGAGCACTAG
- the pyk gene encoding pyruvate kinase — MRKAKIVDTIGPATESLENVTKLVEAGMDVARLNRSHGTPEDHLKVYNNVREASKRTGRNVAALVDIQGPKIRCGWFKKNADGEDKVFLKEGQEFIITTEDVTGDEHITSTTFKGLPGDCHAGDPILIDDGKVRLEVTSVEGNEVHTKVVVAGPVSSHKGINLPGVAVSLPALTEKDEADLRWGIQTGADIIAMSFVRFATDIDRAHEIMDEEGRRIPIVAKIEKPQAVDNLEEIVRAFDGIMVARGDMAVEMPFEQVPLVTKRCIELARQYAKPVIVATEVLGSMVHSPIPSRAEASDCANAILDGADATMTSNETAVGEYPTETVQTMARISGYATDHGYDRIPDLKKLDMSNSGAVSSAAVDLAEKLNAKAIVAFTQTGNTVHRISRERPSAPIFGITTNMHTYHWLALSWGTEAFLLDDDYHDLTRRELMKLADDTLKKAGKVADGDKIVLLSSAQGEHKAGSTDSIYVHSVGAAD, encoded by the coding sequence ATGCGCAAAGCCAAAATCGTAGACACTATCGGACCAGCCACAGAATCGTTGGAAAACGTCACCAAGCTCGTCGAGGCCGGTATGGACGTTGCACGTCTGAACCGTTCTCACGGCACTCCTGAGGATCACCTCAAGGTCTACAACAACGTTCGCGAAGCAAGCAAGAGGACAGGACGCAACGTCGCGGCTCTGGTTGACATCCAGGGACCGAAGATCCGCTGCGGTTGGTTCAAGAAGAACGCGGATGGCGAAGACAAGGTCTTCCTCAAGGAGGGCCAGGAGTTCATCATCACGACCGAAGACGTCACCGGTGACGAGCACATCACCTCGACGACCTTCAAGGGTCTTCCAGGAGACTGCCATGCAGGCGATCCCATCCTCATCGACGACGGCAAGGTTCGCCTTGAGGTCACATCGGTCGAGGGCAATGAAGTTCACACCAAGGTCGTCGTCGCGGGTCCGGTTTCGTCCCACAAGGGGATCAACCTCCCAGGCGTTGCAGTCAGCCTTCCTGCGTTGACGGAAAAGGACGAGGCAGATCTTCGCTGGGGCATTCAGACCGGCGCGGACATCATCGCCATGTCATTCGTTCGTTTCGCGACCGACATCGATCGCGCCCATGAGATCATGGACGAAGAAGGCCGCCGCATCCCGATCGTAGCCAAGATCGAGAAGCCACAGGCAGTCGACAACCTCGAAGAGATCGTGCGTGCCTTCGATGGCATCATGGTCGCTCGTGGCGACATGGCCGTCGAGATGCCATTCGAACAGGTTCCTCTGGTCACCAAGCGTTGCATCGAGCTTGCTCGTCAGTATGCAAAGCCTGTCATCGTGGCCACCGAGGTTCTCGGTTCCATGGTTCATTCTCCAATCCCATCACGTGCAGAGGCATCCGATTGCGCCAACGCCATCCTTGATGGCGCAGATGCGACCATGACTTCGAACGAGACCGCAGTTGGAGAATATCCGACTGAGACCGTTCAGACCATGGCACGCATTTCGGGCTATGCGACGGATCACGGCTATGACCGCATTCCCGATTTGAAGAAGCTCGACATGTCCAACTCCGGCGCCGTTTCATCCGCCGCCGTTGACTTGGCCGAGAAACTCAACGCCAAGGCAATCGTTGCCTTCACGCAGACTGGCAACACAGTCCACCGCATCTCGCGCGAGCGTCCTTCGGCTCCCATCTTCGGCATCACCACCAACATGCATACCTATCACTGGCTGGCACTCAGCTGGGGTACCGAAGCATTCCTGCTCGACGACGACTATCACGACCTGACACGCAGGGAACTGATGAAGCTTGCCGACGACACCTTGAAGAAGGCTGGCAAGGTTGCCGATGGCGACAAGATCGTGCTCCTGAGCAGCGCCCAGGGCGAGCACAAGGCCGGAAGCACCGATTCCATCTATGTTCATTCGGTCGGCGCAGCTGACTGA